The following are encoded in a window of Gramella sp. MT6 genomic DNA:
- a CDS encoding SDR family oxidoreductase, whose product MVEEFKDQNYWALILGGSSGLGYASAKKLAKHGMNIIIIHRDRRSEIPDIEEAFDDIRKSGVQFESFNADAVKKESREELIEKIKDILGEKGRIRTLLHSIAKGNLKPMVGENNLLENIDFQLTIDAMALSLYDWTQAVYKNGLFTKDARVISFTSDGNKKAWKNYAAVSAAKVTLEALTRSMALEFARFGIRANCIQAGITVTRSFQMIPGNETLRVHALKHNPFRRLTVPDDVANVVYLLSKDEASWITGTIIPVNGGEHLM is encoded by the coding sequence ATGGTAGAAGAATTTAAAGATCAGAATTACTGGGCGCTAATTCTTGGCGGAAGTAGTGGTTTAGGTTATGCCAGTGCCAAGAAACTGGCAAAACATGGCATGAATATTATTATCATTCACCGGGATAGGAGAAGTGAGATCCCGGATATAGAAGAAGCTTTTGACGATATTCGTAAATCTGGCGTGCAATTCGAAAGTTTTAATGCCGATGCGGTCAAGAAAGAGAGCAGGGAGGAACTTATAGAAAAAATTAAAGATATCCTTGGTGAAAAAGGCCGGATAAGGACTTTGTTACATAGTATAGCCAAAGGAAATCTAAAGCCAATGGTAGGGGAGAATAACCTTCTTGAGAATATAGATTTTCAATTAACCATTGATGCAATGGCTTTGAGCCTTTACGATTGGACCCAGGCAGTCTATAAAAATGGATTATTTACAAAAGATGCGCGGGTGATCTCATTCACCAGTGACGGAAATAAAAAAGCCTGGAAAAATTATGCGGCTGTATCAGCAGCAAAAGTTACCCTGGAGGCTCTTACCAGAAGTATGGCCCTGGAATTTGCCAGGTTTGGAATCAGGGCAAATTGTATACAGGCGGGGATTACAGTGACCAGGTCTTTTCAAATGATCCCTGGCAATGAAACCTTGCGGGTTCATGCATTAAAGCATAATCCCTTCAGACGACTTACCGTTCCAGATGATGTTGCTAATGTAGTTTACCTATTAAGTAAAGATGAAGCTAGTTGGATCACCGGAACCATCATTCCTGTTAATGGAGGAGAACATTTAATGTAA
- a CDS encoding 3-oxoacyl-[acyl-carrier-protein] synthase III C-terminal domain-containing protein produces MSVKIVRAEKELPQYSKETKDILPFVEDWLSGQEERFRRKILKIFESAGVDKRYSIMSPEEVFTATSFEDKNDIYVREVKKLGSNVLKKALHNSAWKPESLDYIITVSCTGIMIPSLDAYLINDLELRKDVTRLPVTEMGCAAGISGMIYAYNFLKSNPGKRAAVIAVESPSATFQLEDYSMANMVSAAIFGDGAACVLLSSEENISGPKILGEEMYHFYNATHLMGFDLKNSGLQMILDPEVPVTISDHFPEIIHPFLKRHNTSIEKVDHLIFHPGGRKIVQTVSDLFGNLGKNIDDTREVLRLYGNMSSATVLYVLERFLNKDISEGEQGIMLSFGPGFSAQRILIEW; encoded by the coding sequence ATGAGCGTAAAAATTGTTAGGGCTGAAAAAGAACTACCACAATATTCCAAAGAAACTAAAGATATACTGCCATTCGTTGAAGATTGGCTATCTGGGCAGGAGGAAAGGTTCCGCAGAAAGATCCTCAAGATCTTTGAAAGTGCGGGAGTAGATAAAAGGTATTCTATAATGTCGCCTGAAGAAGTATTTACCGCTACCTCTTTCGAAGATAAGAATGATATTTATGTACGGGAAGTCAAAAAACTTGGCAGCAACGTACTGAAAAAAGCCCTTCATAATTCCGCATGGAAGCCGGAATCTCTAGATTATATCATTACGGTAAGTTGCACGGGTATTATGATCCCATCCCTGGATGCCTATTTGATCAATGATCTGGAGCTTAGAAAAGATGTTACGCGTCTCCCGGTCACCGAAATGGGTTGTGCTGCAGGGATTTCGGGTATGATCTATGCCTATAATTTCCTGAAATCCAATCCGGGAAAAAGAGCTGCCGTAATTGCGGTGGAGAGTCCATCGGCTACTTTTCAGTTAGAAGATTACAGCATGGCCAATATGGTAAGTGCTGCTATTTTTGGTGATGGAGCTGCCTGCGTCCTGCTTTCTTCCGAAGAAAATATTAGTGGCCCAAAGATCCTGGGAGAAGAAATGTATCACTTCTATAACGCTACACACTTAATGGGATTCGATTTAAAGAACAGTGGTTTACAAATGATATTGGATCCTGAGGTTCCGGTTACGATTTCAGATCATTTTCCTGAGATCATTCATCCGTTTTTAAAAAGACATAACACTTCTATTGAAAAAGTAGATCACCTGATCTTTCATCCTGGAGGCCGAAAAATTGTACAGACGGTTTCTGATCTTTTTGGTAACTTAGGAAAGAATATAGATGATACCCGGGAAGTTTTACGCCTGTATGGCAATATGAGTAGCGCGACAGTTCTATATGTTCTGGAGCGATTCCTTAACAAGGATATATCTGAAGGGGAGCAGGGAATTATGCTCAGTTTCGGACCCGGCTTTTCAGCACAAAGAATTTTAATAGAATGGTAG
- a CDS encoding beta-ketoacyl-[acyl-carrier-protein] synthase family protein, translating to MKKRVVVTGMGVTAPNAVGLDNFNSAIQEMKSGIRFFPELKDLKFSCQIGGKPEISEELLKEYFTPLQLRGLNSSGIVYGVISGTDAWKDAGLEITENGSPDWDSGIIFGTGILGVDKFREAIHLIDAGKTRRLGSTSVVQTMASGISAYLGGILGCGNQVTTNSSACTTGAEALLMGFERIQNGKAKRMLVGSCSDHGPYVWGGFDAMRILPSKYNEDPTKASSPLSENASGFVPGSGAGALVLEDLDSAKERGARIYCEVLGGNVNSGGQRGEGSMTAANNEAVTRCIMAALKNSEVEASEIDAINGHLTATSRDAVEVMNWTSALNRTDEDFPYINSLKGMTGHCLSASGSIECVASVLQIYNEYIFGNLNCEKVHPEISKLINPKKIPTSRINQKINILAKASFGFGDVNAVVLLKKYIA from the coding sequence ATGAAAAAAAGGGTTGTCGTTACCGGGATGGGAGTCACTGCACCAAATGCGGTAGGACTAGATAATTTTAATTCAGCGATTCAGGAAATGAAAAGTGGAATTCGCTTCTTTCCGGAACTTAAAGATTTAAAATTTAGCTGCCAGATAGGAGGGAAGCCTGAAATTTCTGAAGAATTACTAAAAGAATACTTTACCCCACTCCAGCTTCGAGGGCTTAATAGCAGCGGGATTGTTTACGGCGTAATTTCAGGCACCGATGCCTGGAAGGATGCAGGACTTGAAATAACAGAGAATGGTTCCCCAGACTGGGATTCCGGGATCATATTTGGAACTGGGATCTTAGGTGTTGATAAATTCAGAGAGGCAATTCATTTGATCGATGCTGGCAAGACCAGGCGATTAGGCAGCACCAGTGTAGTTCAAACCATGGCCAGTGGTATAAGCGCATATCTTGGAGGAATACTTGGATGTGGCAACCAGGTTACTACAAATTCTTCTGCCTGCACCACAGGTGCCGAGGCCTTATTGATGGGATTTGAACGTATACAAAACGGAAAAGCAAAACGTATGCTGGTTGGAAGCTGCAGCGATCATGGGCCTTATGTCTGGGGTGGCTTTGACGCCATGAGAATTTTACCAAGTAAATATAACGAAGATCCAACTAAAGCATCCAGCCCTTTAAGTGAAAATGCATCGGGATTTGTTCCAGGGAGTGGAGCGGGTGCGTTAGTTCTTGAAGACCTCGATTCGGCTAAGGAGCGTGGAGCAAGGATCTATTGCGAAGTTTTAGGAGGTAATGTAAATAGTGGAGGACAAAGAGGAGAAGGCAGTATGACTGCGGCAAATAATGAAGCGGTAACTAGGTGCATCATGGCGGCATTAAAAAACTCCGAGGTTGAAGCCTCAGAGATCGATGCTATAAACGGTCACTTAACGGCAACATCAAGGGATGCAGTTGAGGTAATGAACTGGACCAGTGCACTTAATAGAACAGATGAGGATTTTCCTTATATCAATTCTTTAAAGGGAATGACCGGGCATTGTTTAAGCGCTTCGGGTTCTATAGAATGCGTAGCTTCAGTCCTGCAGATCTACAATGAGTATATTTTCGGGAATTTAAATTGTGAAAAAGTTCATCCCGAAATTTCAAAACTTATCAATCCGAAAAAAATACCCACATCAAGAATTAATCAAAAAATCAATATTTTGGCTAAGGCCAGTTTTGGCTTTGGAGATGTTAATGCCGTAGTCCTATTGAAAAAGTATATTGCTTAA
- a CDS encoding NAD(P)/FAD-dependent oxidoreductase → MKKPRIIIIGGGLAGLTAAIDLCKRGIEVILFEKEEYPHHKVCGEYLSTEVLPYYDSLGIDLHELNPYKINQLEYSSNSGKVIHCDLKMGGLGISRFNLDHFLFRSAIKAGCTIINQQVTEVNFEKEKFKVIAKEQKFYSDFVLGAFGKRSNLDKKLERNFIKNQSGWLAIKAHYKDADHPGNLVSLHNFNGGYCGLSRTEMNTVNVCYLATYSSFKKYKNTEAYKKAVLMKNPRLNEFFERSEPVFQKDLSIAQVNFDKKSLIENHVLMIGDAAGLIHPLCGNGMAMAIHSAKLAVESLVNFYTRKELNRQNVENIYREKWQNNFNNRIRSGRVLQKILLNNTLSELSQNLIGKFPGIMPHIIKSTHGKPIYA, encoded by the coding sequence GTGAAAAAGCCTCGTATTATAATAATTGGTGGAGGATTGGCAGGTTTAACCGCCGCTATCGATCTGTGTAAACGAGGCATCGAAGTCATACTTTTTGAGAAAGAGGAATATCCTCATCATAAAGTTTGTGGGGAGTATTTGTCTACGGAAGTGTTACCATATTATGATTCCCTTGGTATAGATCTACATGAATTAAATCCTTACAAGATTAATCAATTAGAGTATTCATCCAACTCTGGGAAGGTGATTCATTGCGACCTTAAAATGGGCGGATTAGGCATTAGTCGATTTAATCTGGATCATTTTCTTTTTAGATCTGCTATCAAAGCTGGTTGTACGATTATTAACCAACAGGTTACTGAGGTTAATTTTGAAAAGGAAAAGTTTAAAGTAATAGCAAAAGAACAGAAATTTTATTCAGATTTTGTCTTAGGTGCATTTGGTAAAAGGTCTAATCTGGATAAAAAACTGGAACGAAACTTTATTAAAAATCAGTCTGGCTGGTTGGCGATAAAGGCGCATTATAAAGATGCAGACCATCCAGGGAATCTGGTTTCTCTTCATAATTTTAATGGCGGCTACTGCGGTTTGTCCAGAACCGAGATGAATACTGTAAATGTTTGCTACCTTGCTACCTACAGCAGTTTTAAGAAGTATAAAAATACCGAGGCCTATAAGAAGGCGGTGTTGATGAAAAACCCCAGGCTGAACGAATTTTTTGAAAGATCTGAACCTGTATTTCAAAAAGATCTAAGCATTGCTCAGGTAAATTTTGATAAGAAATCTTTAATAGAAAACCATGTCCTTATGATTGGTGACGCAGCCGGTCTTATTCATCCACTTTGTGGAAATGGAATGGCCATGGCTATTCACAGTGCTAAATTAGCAGTTGAGAGTCTGGTGAATTTTTACACGAGAAAAGAATTGAACAGGCAAAATGTGGAAAATATATACAGAGAAAAGTGGCAGAATAATTTTAATAACAGGATAAGGTCTGGAAGGGTATTACAAAAGATTTTATTGAACAATACCTTATCTGAACTATCGCAGAATCTTATTGGTAAATTTCCTGGAATCATGCCGCATATCATTAAGAGTACTCACGGAAAACCTATTTATGCGTAA
- a CDS encoding MBL fold metallo-hydrolase → MKTVDKMEVIHSQTAEFIEQGETGKFLKLIPDTFIIKGEKENGVFNQGYAIRHLNRRDMILIDVVEESSKAAVKKLVEEGYQIKGILITCDGVLKSAYADLKTLSEDAGGAPVYAHPRNNFKDDFKTRDITGKDKVLDSFDINIFDLPGNEGASVVVYTEINDGMLFPGEDAVGSDYDSELNTFIRPEKKNENNDFGLAESWAAFDTPFSFLFPRKGKPGFNLEEGEQIDILNKLGKS, encoded by the coding sequence ATGAAGACAGTAGATAAAATGGAGGTGATTCACAGCCAGACGGCTGAGTTTATTGAGCAAGGTGAAACTGGTAAATTTTTAAAACTAATCCCAGATACCTTTATAATCAAAGGTGAGAAGGAAAACGGTGTTTTCAATCAGGGTTATGCAATTAGACATCTGAATAGAAGGGATATGATCCTTATAGATGTCGTAGAAGAATCTTCTAAGGCAGCTGTTAAGAAGCTGGTAGAAGAAGGATATCAAATAAAAGGTATTTTGATTACCTGTGACGGTGTACTTAAATCTGCCTATGCAGATCTTAAAACTTTATCTGAAGATGCTGGAGGTGCCCCAGTTTACGCCCACCCTAGAAACAATTTTAAGGATGATTTCAAGACTAGGGATATTACAGGAAAAGATAAGGTATTAGATAGTTTCGATATCAATATCTTTGATCTTCCAGGTAACGAAGGTGCATCTGTAGTAGTTTATACAGAGATCAATGACGGAATGTTGTTTCCCGGAGAAGATGCCGTTGGTTCTGACTACGATTCAGAATTAAATACATTTATCAGACCTGAAAAGAAAAACGAAAATAACGATTTTGGACTCGCAGAAAGCTGGGCCGCCTTCGATACTCCATTCAGTTTCTTATTTCCGAGAAAGGGAAAACCTGGATTTAATCTTGAAGAAGGAGAACAAATAGATATTCTAAATAAACTAGGTAAAAGCTAA
- a CDS encoding 4'-phosphopantetheinyl transferase superfamily protein yields the protein MVVGNDVIDLELARAERKSENPRYLSKAFSEEEIEQVLNAEDRELRLWLFWAMKETAYKAHQRIFSLPRKINPKAFHCTLESSEMFGKVSIDESVYDIELDITSDYVHATTSSEKISKNVFPNPENSATNYIESLSNKFQFRPEDFIIKKDILGIPSLVIKDHSVEIPFSLSHHGKFTAFAIPLINS from the coding sequence ATGGTTGTAGGGAATGATGTAATAGATCTTGAACTTGCCAGGGCTGAAAGGAAATCTGAAAATCCGAGATACCTGTCTAAGGCTTTTTCAGAAGAAGAAATAGAGCAGGTTTTGAATGCTGAAGACCGTGAACTTAGACTTTGGCTATTCTGGGCCATGAAGGAGACTGCCTATAAAGCACACCAACGGATCTTTAGCCTTCCCAGGAAAATCAACCCCAAAGCTTTTCATTGTACGCTTGAAAGTTCAGAGATGTTTGGAAAAGTCTCAATTGATGAATCGGTCTATGATATCGAATTAGACATCACCTCTGATTATGTACATGCTACCACGTCTTCAGAAAAAATCTCAAAAAATGTTTTTCCGAATCCTGAAAATTCAGCTACAAATTATATAGAGAGTCTCTCTAATAAATTCCAATTTAGACCGGAAGATTTTATTATCAAAAAAGATATTCTTGGAATACCTTCCTTAGTGATTAAAGACCATTCCGTAGAAATTCCTTTTTCCTTGAGTCATCATGGAAAATTCACCGCATTTGCTATTCCGTTAATTAACTCCTAA
- a CDS encoding aconitate hydratase, protein MSKLNVTQKLIKEHLLKGEMEPGKEIGIKIDQALLQDATGTLVQLELEAMGLKKAQTEVAVQYVDHNLLQTDFKNADDHLFLHSAAQRFGLWYSRPGNGVSHPVHMQRFGKPGKTMVGSDSHTPAAGSLGMLAIGTGGLDVAAAIAGQPYFVKMPKVMGVKLTGKLPDWVSAKDVILEMLRRYDVKGGVGKVIEYYGDGLKHLSAMDRHVIANMGAELGATTTVFPSDEETKRFLKSQGREEDWTELKADEGCEYDSHDEIILDELVPLIALPTSPGNVVPVREVEGKKISQVVIGSSANPGLRDFWIAGAIVEGKSVNNDVSFDINPTSRQMIQNMIDNRAFANLIKAGARFHQSGCMGCIGMGQAPASGTISLRTMPRNFPDRSGTKDDQVHLCSPETAAASALTGKITDPRDLEKLYDMKYPKFQHPEIEIINTEMLVAPPEDGTNIELKKGPNIKSLPYIEPMQEKYCVPVLLKMGDNISTDEILKAGAEVLPFRSNLPEISKYSYTVIDETFYDRAMEAKTTHGGHIVVAKDNYAQGSSREHAAIAPKYLGQVAVIANSYARIAWQNLVNFGILPLEFINIEDYDKIEQGDNVYFRNLRDDVQKRNNIKVIVKNDNGKKEEFETKHSMSDRQIDVLLKGGIINEFKDRLEEEDLKA, encoded by the coding sequence ATGTCAAAACTTAATGTCACGCAAAAGCTTATTAAAGAACATCTCTTAAAAGGAGAAATGGAACCTGGGAAAGAAATTGGGATCAAAATAGATCAGGCTCTTTTACAGGATGCCACCGGAACTTTGGTACAGCTTGAACTAGAAGCTATGGGTTTAAAAAAGGCCCAGACAGAAGTGGCTGTCCAGTATGTAGATCATAACCTTCTTCAAACAGATTTTAAAAATGCAGATGACCACTTGTTCCTTCATTCTGCAGCACAACGCTTTGGACTATGGTATAGCCGACCAGGAAATGGTGTTAGTCATCCCGTACATATGCAGCGCTTTGGAAAACCAGGTAAGACCATGGTAGGATCTGATAGCCATACCCCGGCTGCAGGATCTTTAGGGATGTTGGCCATAGGAACAGGAGGATTGGATGTTGCAGCTGCAATTGCGGGGCAACCATATTTTGTCAAGATGCCGAAAGTAATGGGTGTAAAACTTACCGGAAAACTTCCAGACTGGGTAAGCGCCAAAGATGTTATCCTCGAGATGCTTAGAAGATATGATGTAAAAGGAGGAGTTGGTAAAGTAATAGAATATTATGGAGATGGCCTGAAACATTTAAGCGCCATGGATCGCCATGTGATCGCGAATATGGGAGCAGAATTAGGGGCTACTACCACTGTTTTCCCAAGTGATGAAGAAACTAAAAGATTTTTAAAATCACAGGGAAGGGAAGAAGACTGGACAGAATTAAAAGCTGATGAAGGTTGCGAATATGACTCTCACGATGAAATCATTCTTGATGAACTAGTTCCTTTAATCGCATTGCCAACAAGTCCTGGAAATGTAGTTCCGGTAAGAGAAGTTGAAGGAAAAAAAATTAGCCAGGTGGTTATTGGATCTTCTGCTAATCCTGGGTTAAGGGATTTCTGGATTGCCGGTGCAATTGTAGAAGGTAAATCAGTGAACAATGATGTTTCATTCGACATTAATCCAACATCAAGACAGATGATCCAGAACATGATAGATAATAGGGCATTTGCCAATCTTATTAAAGCAGGTGCAAGATTTCACCAATCTGGATGTATGGGATGTATTGGTATGGGACAGGCTCCGGCCTCTGGAACAATTAGTTTAAGAACCATGCCTCGAAATTTCCCTGATAGATCTGGCACAAAAGATGACCAGGTACACTTATGCAGTCCGGAAACTGCTGCAGCATCGGCATTAACTGGTAAGATCACAGATCCTAGAGATCTGGAGAAATTATACGATATGAAGTATCCGAAATTCCAGCATCCTGAGATCGAGATCATTAATACAGAAATGCTGGTGGCACCGCCAGAAGATGGTACTAATATTGAATTGAAGAAAGGTCCTAATATTAAGTCATTACCATATATCGAACCAATGCAGGAAAAATATTGTGTTCCGGTATTACTGAAAATGGGCGATAATATTTCTACAGATGAGATATTGAAAGCCGGGGCAGAAGTTCTTCCGTTTAGAAGTAACTTGCCTGAAATTAGTAAATATTCGTATACGGTTATAGATGAGACTTTTTATGACCGCGCTATGGAAGCTAAAACAACTCACGGCGGACATATTGTGGTAGCTAAAGATAATTACGCACAGGGCTCCAGTCGTGAACACGCTGCCATCGCTCCAAAATATCTTGGCCAGGTGGCTGTCATTGCTAATTCCTATGCCCGTATTGCATGGCAGAACCTTGTAAATTTCGGAATACTTCCCTTAGAATTTATCAATATTGAGGATTATGATAAAATAGAGCAGGGGGATAATGTATACTTCAGAAACCTTCGTGATGATGTACAGAAAAGAAATAATATAAAAGTGATCGTTAAGAACGATAACGGAAAAAAAGAAGAATTCGAAACTAAACATTCAATGAGCGATCGCCAGATCGATGTTCTTCTTAAAGGAGGAATTATAAATGAGTTCAAAGACAGGCTTGAAGAGGAAGATCTTAAAGCTTAA
- a CDS encoding FabA/FabZ family ACP-dehydratase, translated as MQEILDKLPYSSPFLFVDEILNVDPGSIEGKFTFSPDLDFYKGHFKDNPVTPGVILTECMAQIGVVCLGIYLLDQENKDDLKAKIAMTSSEVEYLKPVYPGETVNVQSEKQYYRFEKLKCRVKMFDSENNLVCRGVIAGMILKDRS; from the coding sequence ATGCAGGAAATACTAGATAAATTACCCTATTCCAGCCCTTTTCTTTTCGTAGATGAGATCCTGAATGTGGATCCCGGATCTATAGAAGGAAAATTTACCTTTTCACCAGATCTGGATTTCTATAAAGGCCATTTTAAAGATAATCCTGTGACCCCAGGAGTTATCCTGACCGAGTGTATGGCCCAGATAGGTGTGGTTTGCCTGGGAATATATCTGCTTGATCAGGAAAATAAAGATGATCTAAAAGCAAAGATCGCCATGACTTCCTCTGAAGTGGAATATCTTAAACCTGTATATCCCGGTGAAACCGTTAACGTACAATCAGAAAAGCAATATTACCGTTTTGAAAAATTAAAGTGCCGGGTGAAAATGTTCGATTCTGAAAATAACCTGGTATGCAGAGGCGTGATTGCGGGGATGATTTTAAAGGATAGATCGTAA
- a CDS encoding OmpA family protein, protein MKTVFKNMFALLVISSLLFGCEATRNANNKQKGAVIGATGGAVIGGVIGNNTGDGNTALGSIIGGVVGGAAGAIIGDRMDKQAKEIEQEIPGAEVERVGEGINVTFDEKSGVYFDTEKYNINAKSQETLNKLADIFKEYPNSNILVEGHTDNTGSDSYNLTLSKNRAQAVTGYLVDNGIDRGRFTTKWYGESQPKYDNSTAEGRSKNRRVELAIVANEELKEQAKREAEQQEGN, encoded by the coding sequence ATGAAGACAGTATTTAAGAACATGTTCGCTTTATTGGTGATTTCAAGCCTTTTATTTGGTTGTGAGGCTACCAGAAATGCGAATAATAAGCAAAAAGGTGCAGTAATAGGCGCTACAGGAGGAGCCGTAATAGGTGGTGTAATTGGTAATAATACCGGTGATGGTAATACCGCGCTGGGATCTATTATTGGTGGTGTAGTTGGTGGTGCTGCCGGGGCGATCATTGGAGATCGTATGGATAAGCAAGCCAAAGAGATCGAGCAGGAAATTCCTGGGGCTGAAGTAGAAAGAGTAGGTGAAGGTATTAATGTGACCTTCGATGAGAAAAGTGGAGTTTACTTTGATACAGAGAAGTATAATATCAATGCTAAATCTCAGGAAACTTTGAACAAACTTGCAGATATTTTTAAGGAATATCCTAATTCTAATATCCTTGTAGAAGGGCATACAGATAATACTGGAAGTGATAGTTATAACCTTACTCTTTCCAAGAACAGAGCTCAGGCGGTTACTGGATACCTAGTTGATAATGGTATTGATAGAGGTAGGTTTACCACCAAATGGTACGGTGAATCACAACCAAAATATGATAACTCTACCGCAGAAGGTCGTTCTAAAAACCGTAGGGTTGAACTTGCGATCGTAGCGAATGAAGAGCTTAAAGAGCAAGCTAAGAGAGAAGCTGAACAACAGGAGGGCAACTAA
- a CDS encoding phosphopantetheine-binding protein, with translation MSEKEILTRLKKIVKPYVQRLEGLNNFQENTDFLNDLEINSANLVDVVLDVEDEFNIEIDNDSMEGMLTVGDAKSIIQRKLSN, from the coding sequence ATGAGTGAGAAAGAAATATTAACCCGCCTGAAGAAGATTGTCAAACCTTATGTGCAAAGACTGGAAGGCTTGAACAATTTCCAGGAGAATACAGATTTCCTGAACGATCTTGAGATAAATTCTGCTAACCTGGTAGATGTCGTTCTTGATGTTGAAGATGAATTCAATATTGAAATTGATAATGATTCCATGGAAGGTATGTTAACTGTAGGTGATGCAAAATCCATTATTCAGCGGAAATTAAGTAATTAA
- a CDS encoding methyltransferase domain-containing protein: protein MRKIDTSKRTDEREIMDDFDLKGEELGKTLNDLDNINTWLGGNRITINGIKKLLQDIPKNRTVSIADIGCGNGAILRQITHWGKRNGYKLELTGIDANAHAIEFGKRLSRDYDNISFRTLNIFSDEFKALEFDIILCTLTLHHFKDEQIIDLLAQLYHQAQLGIVINDLHRSTTAYILFQAFCAVFVNNEIARKDGLISILRGFKRTDLAKYKKQLPGKTHLINWKWAFRYQWIIEKETKNL from the coding sequence ATGCGTAAGATCGATACCTCAAAACGCACAGATGAAAGAGAGATCATGGATGATTTCGATCTTAAGGGTGAAGAATTGGGAAAAACTCTCAATGATCTCGATAATATTAATACCTGGTTGGGAGGAAACAGGATCACCATCAACGGAATTAAAAAATTGTTGCAGGATATTCCTAAAAATAGAACTGTAAGTATTGCGGATATTGGATGTGGGAATGGAGCGATTCTAAGACAAATTACTCATTGGGGAAAAAGGAATGGCTATAAACTGGAGTTAACAGGAATAGATGCCAATGCCCATGCGATTGAATTTGGAAAGAGACTTTCCAGGGATTATGACAATATTAGCTTCCGTACACTCAATATTTTTAGTGATGAATTCAAAGCTCTGGAATTTGATATTATTCTTTGCACTCTAACTTTACATCATTTCAAAGATGAGCAAATCATAGATCTCCTTGCACAGTTATATCATCAGGCTCAATTAGGAATTGTAATTAACGATCTGCACAGAAGTACGACAGCCTATATTTTATTCCAGGCGTTTTGTGCCGTTTTTGTAAATAATGAGATTGCCAGAAAAGACGGATTGATTTCTATTCTCAGAGGCTTTAAAAGGACAGACCTGGCTAAATATAAAAAACAACTTCCGGGGAAGACTCATTTAATCAACTGGAAATGGGCTTTTAGATACCAGTGGATCATTGAAAAAGAAACGAAAAACTTATGA
- a CDS encoding lipocalin family protein — translation MKKYLILFTVAVMMAACGGASKVAKEARKTFDGDWTLTSITYPNNPGEFNVTLFNEASASCFENSTWDFVSNNNRGTYTVSGIGCDGDTNYFIWSIDEENTPAGVYDFLLKPTNDNYKSTTGNQGFRLNLKSLTDTNMVWEQTVSLDGSPFTIRMNFSK, via the coding sequence ATGAAGAAGTATTTAATTTTATTTACCGTAGCGGTAATGATGGCTGCATGCGGTGGCGCCAGCAAGGTGGCAAAAGAGGCTCGAAAGACCTTTGACGGGGACTGGACCCTAACCAGTATCACCTATCCAAATAATCCGGGAGAATTTAACGTGACCCTTTTCAATGAAGCTTCTGCTTCGTGTTTTGAAAATAGTACATGGGATTTTGTCTCAAATAACAATCGTGGCACATATACTGTAAGTGGTATAGGGTGTGATGGTGATACAAATTATTTTATTTGGTCTATCGATGAAGAGAACACTCCTGCAGGAGTATATGATTTTCTTCTAAAGCCAACAAATGATAATTACAAATCTACCACAGGTAATCAGGGATTCAGATTGAATCTTAAAAGTTTAACTGATACCAACATGGTATGGGAGCAGACAGTGAGTTTAGACGGTTCTCCTTTTACCATTAGAATGAATTTTTCAAAATAA
- a CDS encoding DUF1328 family protein, with the protein MVRLIVIFLIIAIIAAIFGFGGIAEGAADIAKIIFYIFLVLLVISLLSRLFRR; encoded by the coding sequence ATGGTACGTCTAATCGTTATTTTTCTGATCATCGCGATCATTGCAGCAATTTTTGGATTCGGAGGAATTGCGGAAGGAGCTGCAGATATTGCAAAGATTATATTCTATATTTTCCTTGTACTATTGGTGATCTCTCTGTTAAGCAGATTATTCAGAAGATAA